Part of the Psychrilyobacter piezotolerans genome, TCGTAGGATTTATAGGTGGAGTAGATTTACTCAGATCAGCTAATATAATCACCAGTCAGACATACAGAGGGGTAGAGCCGCTGCTGGCAGTAGGTATAATCTACCTGATATTAACTACAACATTTACTAAATTTATGAGAAAAATAGAAGAGAAGGTGAAGAACTAATGATTAAAGAAACTAAAGAGACAATGATTAAAATAGAAGATTTACATAAGAACTTTGGAAGTTTAGAGGTATTGAAAGGAATCAGTAAGGAGATTACTAAAGGGGAAGTAGTGGCAGTAATCGGACCCTCTGGATCGGGGAAATCGACATTCTTGAGATGTATAAACATGTTAGAGGAAATAACTAAAGGAAAAGTAACGATAGAGGGAATGGATATCTCTAAAACGAATATAAATAAGGTAAGACAAAATGTAGGGATGGTATTCCAGCACTTCAATCTATTTCCCCATAAGACGGTACTGGAAAATTTGATGTTAGCACCCATGAAAGTAAAAAAAATAAAAAAGGAAGAGATAATAGAAAAAGCCAAAAATTTGTTGAAAAGAGTAGGCTTAGCAGATAAAGCAAATTCGTATCCGGATTCATTATCAGGGGGGCAAAAACAAAGAATAGCTATCGCAAGAGCTCTTGCCATGGAACCGGATATTCTACTATTTGACGAACCTACCTCAGCCCTGGACCCTGAGATGGTAAGAGAGGTACTGGATGTAATGAGAGATTTAGCTCATTCAGGAATGACGATGATGGTTGTAACCCATGAGATGGGATTTGCCAAGAGTGTGGCTAACAGAGTATTCTTCATGGATTACGGAGTTATCTTAGAAGATGCTGCTCCTAAGGAGTTATTTGAAGCCCCTGCCCATGAGAGAACCAAAGAATTTTTAGACAAGGTATTGAATCATTAAAAAAATAAATTTGATTATAAATGGAGGAAAGAGATGAAAAAGACGATGAAATTAATAATGGCAGTGATAATTGGAATGTTGATGGTGGCCTGTGGAAATGAAAAAAAAATAGAAAAGATCTATGTGGGAACCAATGCCGAGTTTGCACCCTTTGAATATTTAGAAGATGGAAAAACTGTGGGGTTTGATATGGATCTCATGGCAGAGATATCAAAGGAGATAGGGGTAGAGATGGAGATTAAGGATATGGCTTTTGACGGTCTGCTGCCGGCACTACAGGCTAAAAAAGTGGATATGATAATAGCAGGGATGACGGCTACCGAGGAGAGAAAGAAAGCTGTAAACTTCAGTGAAACATATTATAAGGCGAATCAGGTGATCATAACAGCTGAAGATGCAGAGGATATCCCAGATTTTGAGGGATTAAAAGGAAAGAAAGTAGGAGTAATATTAGGATTTACAGGAGATGTAGTTGTCAGCGAGATCGACGGGGTAGAAGTAAAAAAATATAATGCAGGTTATGCAGCTATCATGGATTTAAAGGAAGGAAAGATAGATGCAGTGGTATTGGACGGTGAACCGGCTAAGAATTTTGTGAAAAATAACGAAGGAATAAAAATCACTTCTGCAGAGGGAGAAAAGGAAGAATATGCAATGGCAGTATCCAAAGATAATAAAGAGTTATTGGAAAAAGTGGATTCAGCTTTAATAACTTTAAAAGAAAACGGTACATACGATAAATTATTAAAAAAATGGTTTTAAAAAAAGAGGGATTAGGATGGAAAACAGGTATATTGAAAATTAAATAGGAAGTAAATCATGCTAATCTAACGGGGATTCTGTTGAAAATGGCAGGGTCCCTTTTTTATACTCAAAAATAGGAAATTAGGAGGGAATATGAAATTCAAGGCTAAAATTTTTTATTCAAATTATGCAGATGAATTAATAAAATTAAATTATTATATCTATAAAAATCCAGAATTAGGAAATCATGAAATAAAAGCAAGGGATGCTCATACTGTCCTTTTGGAAAAAAATGGGTTTCAGATAGAAAAAGAATTTATAGGGATAAAAACAGCATTTAAAGCTGCCTATAAATCTAAAAAAGCCGGACCTAAGATAGCTTTTTTAGCTGAATACGATGCACTTCCAGAGATAGGACATGGCTGCGGACACAACATACTGGGAACTGCCAGTACAGGAGCCGGGCTGATATTAAAGGAATTTGTAAAGGATTTAGGCGGAGAAGTAATTGTTTTGGGGACTCCGGCAGAGGAAACCGATGGAGCCAAGGTAGATATGGCCAAAGCGGGAATATTTGAAAATATAGATATAGTTATGTCGGTTCATCCTACAGGGGGATTTCATATTGAGAGCGGGAGTTCTCAGGCTATGGAAGCTGTAAGGTTTAAGTATTTTGGTAAGACAGCTCATGCGGCGGGTTCTC contains:
- a CDS encoding amino acid ABC transporter ATP-binding protein, giving the protein MIKIEDLHKNFGSLEVLKGISKEITKGEVVAVIGPSGSGKSTFLRCINMLEEITKGKVTIEGMDISKTNINKVRQNVGMVFQHFNLFPHKTVLENLMLAPMKVKKIKKEEIIEKAKNLLKRVGLADKANSYPDSLSGGQKQRIAIARALAMEPDILLFDEPTSALDPEMVREVLDVMRDLAHSGMTMMVVTHEMGFAKSVANRVFFMDYGVILEDAAPKELFEAPAHERTKEFLDKVLNH
- a CDS encoding basic amino acid ABC transporter substrate-binding protein is translated as MKKTMKLIMAVIIGMLMVACGNEKKIEKIYVGTNAEFAPFEYLEDGKTVGFDMDLMAEISKEIGVEMEIKDMAFDGLLPALQAKKVDMIIAGMTATEERKKAVNFSETYYKANQVIITAEDAEDIPDFEGLKGKKVGVILGFTGDVVVSEIDGVEVKKYNAGYAAIMDLKEGKIDAVVLDGEPAKNFVKNNEGIKITSAEGEKEEYAMAVSKDNKELLEKVDSALITLKENGTYDKLLKKWF